Part of the Bacteroidales bacterium genome is shown below.
CAGGGGTGAAGCCCCCAGGTTCATGGCAGCCTGTTCCAGCCTTACCGGAACGTTTTCAAAACCATCTTTTGCCGCATTGATTAAAAAGGGTATGCTGACAAAAGCCATGGCAAGGGCGATACCCACAGGGTGTCCCACTAACGTTAAGCCTACAGAAGAGGCTGCCTTACCAAGAACCGTACCTCTGGATATAAAGCCCAGGATCGCTATACCTGCAGCAGTATGGGGAATAACTATAGGAAGATCAATTATGCCCAGAACAAATCTTTTCATGAAAAAATCCCTTCTTGCCAGAATATAAGCAAAAGGTATTGCCAGAATGGCAAAAAACAGGGTTCCCAAAGCCGAGGTCAATAACGTAAGCCTTATGCTGGAAATGACTTCCTTATCCTTTGCAGCGTCAATAAAACCCGACACCTCAGTATGAAGGAACATACCCATCAAGGGTGCGATGATAAAAAGCAGCACCAAACCCCCTAAAAAAGAAAAAACAAGTCGTATTGTGTCTATTTGATTCATGCAGCCTAAAATATTTAACTTCTTGCTTTCAAATTTACTTGTTAAAGGTGCAACCCATCATTTGAACAAAAAATTTAAAGGCATAAATAATGAGAATAGATTTTGAAACATACTTATATTTTTACTAATTTAGCCCGAATTATTCTTGAATAATTCTGACGCTATTGAAAAACCTGGCTTTTTGCTTCAATAAATTTCGCAAAAAGCCGGTTTTTCTAATGCGGGGTTACCTGCCCACCGAAGCTAGCGCAGGCGGGCCTGCATCCACCCCGCAATCCACCCCGCATTCATAAACTTCACTTCGTTTGTTTATGAATAATGCAGGTTAGTAAAATGATTTAACAAATTTAACCATAAAAATTTTGTGAGCTATGAGTCCAAAAAAATATACGAGACGAGATTTCCTGAACACCCTGCTTTCAGGAATTGCTTTAGGCGCATTCATGATGCAATGCCAGACAAAAGATGAAAACG
Proteins encoded:
- a CDS encoding ABC transporter permease, translated to MNQIDTIRLVFSFLGGLVLLFIIAPLMGMFLHTEVSGFIDAAKDKEVISSIRLTLLTSALGTLFFAILAIPFAYILARRDFFMKRFVLGIIDLPIVIPHTAAGIAILGFISRGTVLGKAASSVGLTLVGHPVGIALAMAFVSIPFLINAAKDGFENVPVRLEQAAMNLGASPLRVFFTISLPLAWRHIVSGMVLMFARGMSEFGAVVIVAYHPMIAPVLIYERFGTFGLEYARPVAVLFILISLIFFIVLRSLSNRNYAGTKKYQ